TTGCTAAAATCCATACTAAAAAGTTTCTGATTGTTTGTTTCATAGCATTAGTTGTTTTAATTTCAAGACTATATTAGAGTTCGCTTTATTTTATTAAAATAATTTAGATTTTGCTCAAAACGAAATGGTATAAACAAAGCTTTAGTTAACATCAAACCAGGCTTGAACATAGGAGGATAAAGGAGACAGCTAATATGAGAAGCTACTGCATAGGATAGCACGGTTGCTATCGCCGCTCCCACACCGCTGTAGGGGGGAATAAGCAAGAAATTCAACCAGACATTGACAATCGCTCCTAATGAAGTCGTCAAAAAACTAAACCGGGTGAAATTTTCAGCCATTAACCAGTTACTGCGAGCCACCCCCAAAAAGACGAAAGGACCGGCCCAGATGTGCCATGCTAGAATTTGACCAGCTTCAGCATAGTCCTTACCGAGCAAATTTGTCAACAAAGGAACTGAAGCAAAAGTCATGGGAACTGCAATGGCCAGTGCCATCCAAGCCATGAGATCGTACAATTGTTGTAGTCTAGCATAATATTCCTCTCTACTCCTCTGCTTCGCCCGCAGGATTGCAGGAAAGACAGAAGAACAAACTGCCACAGGAATAAAATACCAAATTTCTGAGAACCTGACCGCCGCCGCATAGTTTCCCACTGCTTGAGCATTTGCCATATTACCGAGCATTATTTGGTCAATCTTCATGTAAATCGTGATCATGACACCCGATAGGATCAGCGGCCATGAATCTCGCAGCATTTCTAACCCTTTCGACCAATTGACTCTCCATTGCCATATAGATTGGTGATGCTTAAAATAAACCCAGAGCATTCCCAGCACCTTCACAACCTGCTCTGCCAGAATTAACCAGACAAAAGCCATTAACGACAACTTGAAGGCAATAAATGAAAGTTTGATCAGGGAACTCAAAATTAACTGGACGCTTCTCAGTATAGCTAGGACTCCTGAAAGTACCTGTGATTGAAACCAAAACTCGATCACGTCAAAAGCACTGAACATTAAGCTAAAGGAAATAATTAAGGTCATCCAGCGAACGTTAGGATCGGCATCAAACGTCCAGATGGCTATACCAGTTATAATAATTGTCAATAAACTGGCTATCAACTTTAGCACAAAAGCAGTACCCAAAATCTCTGGGGCAGCCTTTTCTTTATGGACAATATTGCGGACGACGATGGCATTCAAACCCAATTGAGAGATCGCACTAAAAAGAGCAACGAAGCTAGTAGTATAACTTAGTTTGCCAAAATTTTCTGACCCTAAATATCTAATAACCCAGATTCCGACGAAAAAGGCTAGTATCATGGTCAGGATGCGCTCGACAAACAGCCAGCCGACGTTACCGAGAATTTTACGCAATCCTGGACCCAGTTTCTGAGTGATCCCCGTCAGTTTATCGAACATTCCACCTCGACTTCATAGACATTGACACTATACCACCGATGCTCTTAACTCGACCATTTTCTAGATTTCTTATTCAGCCCCCAAGTCAATTCCTATGGCCTTCAGCTGTGCCGCCATGCGCTCTACCTTCCGTTCGGCTTGTTCGACTCTTTTCCGCTCCTGTTCAATCCGTTCACTACCCCACAATAGTAAATTAACTGATTGATCCCACCAGCGCAACCAATGAGCCGTTACTGCTGCTTTTTTCCCCTGCCATACTCCTAAAAATAAACCAATTTCTGCCAGCCAGTAACGATAATTTTCATCAGCTTTCTGTAACTCATACTTCCCTGCTACTAAGCGATAAACTTCTAATTCTCCTGTTTGTGGTTGAAAAATAATATAGACAGGCACTTGTAAGATTCGCTCGTAGAAATACCACTTGCCATAGGGATAGTGGGGATTGATAGAATACTCCCCTCCCTCCGTTTCTGAGATGAATTCCATGACAATTGCTGGTACTTCCCCTTCTGCATGAGGCGTGTAGCTGCGGGGAATTTCTCCTTCTCGGATAGGTGCTACTGCGGGTACATAAACCCAATCGGGAGCTTTTACTACTGTCTTACCGCCAACGGTGGCGCAAATGCCAAAATTAGAAGCAATAAGACTCGCTTCCACAATTAAACTGGCTAATTCTAAAGATTCTCGCAAAGCCGCCGCGAGGAGGGGTTGTAGGGTGCTTTCCACTGGTTCATCAGGGAGGACAAAATCCGCTGGCAATTTCTCCCAGGTAATGGGGGGTAAAGTATCAGAGAGGCGAGGTGCTAATGGGATTGTCATTTAGGCTCTCGTGTGATGGTGGTTATGGCGGTTTAGCTTATTGTAACAGCAGATAATTCTTGCCATTGGCGGGATAGCAGATGATTTGTAACCGTTAGGGGTATGTCAAGCAGCCAGTGGCATTGACTAGGTTAAACGCACCTTATTTGGTAATTACTGGAAAAACTAGGGTTATCATTGTAGCACGGTGTTATGATTGAGCGGTGACAAATCGAGCCAGATTGCCACCGGAAAATCTTTTAATACAGTTATCCCTTGACTATTTGACTAATGATGAACAACCAACAAAATGGGGCTTTAAAAACCCAAAGTCAAGCAAATCTGCCAGTTTTTGCCCAACCGGCTTTTATCCCCTCCCCGACGCAAGAAGAAGAGGAACTCAACCTGCGTCAATTCCTTTCCGTCATCAAGCATCGCTGGTGGTTAATCGCTGGCATCACCCTAGGGGTGACAGGAGCGCTCGCTGTTTGGACTTTTTCAAAAACCCCTATCTATCAAGGTAGATTCCTGCTGCTCATCGGTCAACCCATCGAGGAAAATAAAAGTTCTTCCAGACTGGCAACCCAAGATATCCTACCTCAGTTGGGGGGTGAAGACATCGATTATGATACCCAAATCGCCGTTTTAACCAGTCCTCAACTCCTTAACCCCATCCTTAGTAAAATAACCCCTAAGTATCCCGACTTTACCTACAGTGATTTAATTAGTAAAACTGGCAAATCTGATCTCAAAATTACTCAATTAAAAGAGACGAAAGTTTTAGAAATTTCCTATCAAGATGCGGAACCAGAAAAAATCAAGCTGGTTTTAGATAATTTAGCCCGTCATTACCTCAAATATAGTTCTCAGGAACGGAAGACCGAAATTAATCAAGGCTTAGACTTTGTTAACGCTCAATTGCCCGTGCTGCGGGAACGAGTTAATTCTCTACAAAAACAAATGCAGCAATTCCGGCAGCAATACAATTTCCTGGATCCCGATAAAGAGGCGACTCGTTTATCACAACAATTAACCGCTACTGAACAAGAGTATCAGGCAGCCCAAGTTGCCCTTAACGAAATTAACTCTCGCTATCAAGCTTTACAACAACAGGTGGGATTAGCCCCTAATCAGGCAATTATCGCCACCTATCTCAGTGAATCTCCCGGTTATCAAGATTTGCTCAAGCAGCTGCAGGAAGTGGAAGTGGAACTGGCCGAACAATCGGCAGTTTTCGCCAAAGATAGCCCGATAATCGCCACACTAGAGGAAAAACGGGCTAATTTACTGCCCCTACTGCAAAAAGAGGCCCAGAGAACCCTAGGGGAAAAACTGCCCCAGACAGTGGGTAATTCCCCGGCTTTGGTATCTCAGAGCGCTTTGCGGGTAGAATTAACCCAACAATTGGTGGAAGCCGCTAACAGTCGCCAAACCCTAGAAATTAAGGTAGAATCCCTTGCCCGGGCCCTGGAACAGCAGAAAGCCTCGGTCAAAAATCTTGCGGTTTTGGCCCGTCGCTATACGGATTTGCAGCGAGAATTGGAAATCGCCACCACCAGTCTCGGCGGTTTTCTGGAGGAACAACAAAAATTACAGCTACAGGTGGCACAACAAGTGGTGCCTTGGCAACTAATTTCCCCCCCAGAAGTAGGGGAAGAGTTCGTTTCCCCTAAACCCACGCGAAATCTGGCTTTAGGGGTTATTGGTGGCCTGTTACTAGGACTGGGGGCAGCCTTTTTAGCCGAAAGATTAGACCCCGTTCATCATAGTGCAGATGAACTAAAAGAAGATACCAAACTACCCCTTTTAGGCGCAATTCCCTGGCAAAAAGACCTCGGTACGATCGACAAAGTGACCGCCGCCCTACCCCAGTTAACAGTCGGCGCTCGCAAAATTACTATCCCTAATACTACCCTAAAATCAGCCAACGAAAACCCCTCCTACTATAATTTCTCCCCCTTCTCGGAAGCTTTCCACACTCTTAATACCAATATTCGCCTCCTCGGTTCCGATTCCCCCCTCAAGTCCCTCGTGATTAGTTCTGTATCACCGGGAGATGGTAAAACCACCATGGCAATAAATATCGCTAAGGCGGCCGCTCGTATGGGACAAAAAGTCTTATTGGTGGATGCCGACCTGCGACGACCCCAGATTCACCATCGACTTAATCTCGATAACGACCACGGACTTAGTAATGTCCTCGCCGAGAATCTCGATTGGAACAAAGCAATTCAATCCCTACCCCGCTACGAGAAGAATTTCGGGAGTTTATCGATTCTTACCGCCGGTTCAATTCCCCCAGATCCAACCCGCTTGCTTTCTTCCCAGAGAATGCAGGAGATGATCTCGCAATTACAGCAAGACGACGTTTTCGATCTAATTATCTACGATCTACCACCGATCGCCGCTTTTGCCGATGCAAAAATTCTCGCCGCCATGGCCACCGGCCTGATTCTCGTCACCAAACTGGGCAAAACTGATCGCTTTGTGCTGAAAAATCTACTCGAAGATCTGAGATTATCCCAGATTTCCGTGTTAGGTTTAGTGGCTAATAATGTTAGTCGGAAAGACCACAATTATCGTTACTATGGCTATTACTACGGCAAAAGATAATTAAATTGAAGATATATCCCCCCTTAATCCCCCCTTAATAAGGGGGGTGTCTGATGGTTTTTAACACCTAACTACTTAAATGCGGGTTTTAATCTGGTATCGCAATGATCTGCGGGTTCACGATCACGAGGCAATTTATCAAGCTGTTCAAGAACAATTAGAGATAATTCCCTTCTATTGTTTTGATGAGCGTCAATTTGGTCTTACTTCCTACGGGTTTCCAAAAACTGGCAAGTTCCGGGCTAAATTTTTATTAGAAAGCGTAGCAGATTTACGACAATCTCTGGAAAGTTTAGGCGGTAATTTAATTATCCGACGGGGAAAACCAGAAGAAATTATACCGCAATTAGTTCAACAATTACAGATAGCCAAGGTTTATTATCATCAAGAGGTGACAGCCGAGGAATTAGTGGTAGATAAAGCTTTAAATAAGGCTTTATCTGGGGTTCCCGTGCAGATAAAAACTTTTTGGACAGCCACTTTATGTCATCCTGATGATTTACCTTTTACCCTTAATCAACTGCCGGAATTATTTACTAATTTTCGTAAACAAGTAGAACGTCATTGGGAAATAAGAACAACTTATCCCACGCCGAAAAAGTTGACAAAATTACCTAAAATAGATTTGGGAAATCTTCCGATTTTAAACGATTTGGGCTTAACAGAACCAATTTTAGACCAGGGAGGTGTTTTGTCGTTTCAAGGGGGTGAAATGGCAGGAAAATCACGGGTTAAAGAATATATTTGGGATAGTGATTCCTTAAAAACCTATAAGGAAACCAGGAATGAAATGTTAGGGACTAATTATTCCTCAAAATTCTCAGCTTGGTTAAGTTTTGGCTGTCTTTCCCCCCGTTATATCTATGAGGAAGTACAAAAATATGAGCAAACAAGAGTAAAAAATGACTCTACCTATTGGCTGATTTTTGAATTATTATGGCGAGATTTTTTCCGATTTATTTGCAGTAAACACGGTAATAAAATTTTCTATAAATCTGGGTTGCAAGAACTTAATTTACCTTGGTTAGAAGATTGGGAAAGATTTAATCTCTGGTGTGAGGGAAAAACTGGTTATCCCCTTGTAGATGCTAATATGAGAGAGTTAGCTGCTACAGGATTTATGTCGAATCGTGGCCGGCAAAATGTCGCTAGTTTTCTGACCAAAAATCTCGGTATTGATTGGCGTATGGGAGCAGAATGGTTCGAGTCATTATTAATTGATTATGATGTCTGTAGTAATTGGGGTAATTGGAATTATACTGCTGGTGTCGGCAATGATGCACGAGGATTTCGTTATTTTAATATCCCTAAACAGTCAAAAGATTATGATCCCAAAGGTGATTATTTACGTCACTGGTTGCCGGAATTAGCCCTAATAAAAGGCGATAAAATTCACGAACCCTATAAATTATTCCCAGAGGAACAAAAGCGTTATGGGGTGATTTTAGGGGTTAATTATCCCCGTCCTATTGTCGATTTTTTTCAATCGATCAAACACAACGAAAAAATTTATCTTCAGCATTTCAGTGAACAGTAATCAGTAATCAGTTGACCTCGAATTAATATTATCTCAAGACTAAAATTTTGTCTAGACAAGCAACTTACCCAAATAAAAATGATTTTAATGTCCCCAGATTTTTTCAGTTAAATTGAATTAGCAATAATAGATATACATTTTAGCATCGAATTAATCATTAGTACAAGCTATCAAAACAAGCTCTGATTGAGTTATAATTTTTGGATATGTCTCATGAACTGATAACTGATAACTGATAACTGATAACTGATAACTGATTAAGACATTTCTAACATTCTTTGAATCGGCAACAGTGCCTTAACTCTTAAATCTTCAGAAATAGTAATTTCTGGAGTTTTATCTCGCATACAGAGATACAACTTTTCGAGAGTGTTCAGTCTCATGTAGGGACACTCATTACAAGCACAGTTATTTAAAGCTGGTGCGGGGATAAATACTTTCTCTGGGGCCGATTTTTGCATCTGGTGAATAATCCCGGGTTCTGTGACGACAATAAAGGTTTTTTCAGAACTTTTTAGAGAATAATTTAATAGTGCCGTCGTAGAACCAATATAATCGGCATGGCGTAAAACCGATGATTCACACTCAGGATGGGCGATAATTTTTGCTTCTGGATGGGCGACTTTTAATTCTATTATCTTGCGTTCGGAAAAAGTTTCATGGACAATACAACTACCCTGCCAGAGAACTAAATCTCTACCAGTTTGCTGACTGACGTAACGGCCTAAATTGCGATCAGGAGCGAAGATAATCGGTTGATTGACAGGGATTTGATTAACTATTTTGACTGCATTGGAACTGGTGCAGATAATATCACTCATGGCTTTAATTTCTGCACTGCAATTGATATAGGAAATCACGATATGATCGGGATATTGGGCTTTAAAACGAGCAAAATCTTGAGGATGACAACTATCAGCTAAAGAACATCCCGCATCTAAATCCGGCAGCAATACCAACTTATCCGGATTTAAGATTTTAGCTGTCTCTCCCATGAAGTGAACCCCCGCAAATACGATTACATCTGCTGGGGTTTGGGCAGCCTGCTGGGATAAACCTAGAGAATCACCAATATAATCAGCTATATCCTGTATGTCAGAATTTTGATAGTAGTGAGCCAGAATAACAGCGTTTAATTCCCGTTTAAGCTCTTTAATTGCTGTAAATAGGTCATCAGGTAAGCTCGATCGATTTGCGGGTTGAACAGTTGTAAACACGGCGGCATTTATGGTTATTTTTACCAAATACTAAACATTCCCCTACATTGTAGCAAATTTTTCCGAGGAGAGACCCCAATCAAAAAAAAGCTTGATGGAACAGCGATCAAACGACTGACAACCAAACTCTGACACCCTATCCTATCGAGAGATTCTTGGTCAACGGTAAACCCTATGTTAGGGTCTGCTGAAAAAGTTTGTTGGTGGGGGCAGGGTGTGGGGTGTGGGGTGTGGGGTGTAGGGTTTTACCGATTTTGAGGTAGTCAGTTACCTAATTTTCAGGGAAAAAGTACCTGAATTTTACCCCCGATCCCTCCAATGGTCGGCACTTTTTGAGGTCAAAAAAGTCTAAAAGCCTTATCCAACAAGGTTTTTAGATTTATTCAGCAAGCCCTATGTTAAGGGTGATCACAATATCAGCCAAGAAAATTTCAGGTTTATTCCTATCAAATTTCTGGGGACACTTCGGCCGAACGAGATAAAATCAATAAATCTTAGCAGGGTTCCGATTTGGTGCGCTCTGACTTGTATGCTCACGCTCTTTGCAATATTTACCCGAATAAACCCTCTAAAACTGAGATTATCGCTAAACTTAAAGACTCTTGGTTAAATTCTGGAATTCATTCCTATTTTACTCGAGACGAAAAAACTGGGCATAAAATCGAAGTTAACCAATAGTCACCGAGTTTTAAGGCATTAGCGAGGGATAGCCTCTGTCGTTGGCTATTTTACGAGACTAGGCTCCTGTCTTAACTTTTAAACTGATTGGGATCGACACCGATCACTCCTTCACCGTCCGCATCTTGTAGGTTAGCACCATCTAAGCGAGCATTAGTGAGATTGGCCTTCTCTAAGTCAGCTTTTTGGAGATTGGCGTTGGTTAAGTTTGCCCCTTGCAGGTTGGCTTTTTCTAAATCTGCACCTAAGAGATTGGCCCCGCTTAAATCGGCCCCCGCTAGGAGAGTTTTGCCGAGGTCGGCTCCCCCGAGATCAGTCCCTTTGAGGTTAGCACCCTGTAGGTTTGTTCTTTCTAGATCCGCTTGGCTGAGGTTTGCTCCTTCTAAATTGGCCCAGGACAAGTTTAAATCTTTGAGGCTAATGCCGTTAAAGTCACAACCGACACAGGCGTTAGTTGCCTGTAGTTTTTGCAGATTATCCCCAGCGGCAGCCGGCTCGATCAGAGTAATTTTTGCCGGTGCGCCGTCAGTGGTGGTAACGGCCCTAGCGATGGCAGGCTGGAAGCAAGAAAAAACTGTGAGTAGCAATAGACAGAAGGCTGTCAGTAGCGATCGAGTGAGGGGGCCTGTAATTGGTTTCATCGTTTTTGATCTCCTTGAGTGATCTTTTTCAGTCTCTCTTTTCACTCTAGGCAATGGCTTTAATAAAAACAAATATTCTTTGTTTTCAAATCCATAAATTCCCTTTATGCAAAGCTGGGAAACTCCCTCGCCCTTTCATCACTTTTGTTTATTAAAACAACAATTAAGAATATTTGCTTTTATCTTTATCCCTTACCTAAGATAATAGTGTCCAGCCAAAATCCTAGTTAAGGAGAGGAAGAACCATGACTCTATCTCAGCCTAGACCAACTAACCTCGATCGCCAGATAAAAATTAATGCTAAGAGCGATATTAGCCCAAAGAAAGCCTATAAAAGTCAAAATAGTTCAAATTTGACCTTCGGGCAAAAACTCGCCGATGCGATGGCGGCAAAAGTGGGTTCTTGGGGGTTTCTCATCGGTCAGACCATCGTACTGACGGGATGGGTAGGGGCCAATACTATCCCCGGAATGCCCCACTGGGATCAATCCCCCTTTATCCTGTTAAATCTAGTTTTTTCCTTTGCCTCGGCCTACACTGCACCTGTGGTGTTAATGAGCCAAAACCGACAATCGGACGAGGATAGGGAACAGGCAGCCCAAAATCATCTAGTCAATCTACGCACTGCGGAAAGCATCGAATTACTGC
This portion of the Microcystis aeruginosa NIES-2549 genome encodes:
- a CDS encoding flippase — translated: MFDKLTGITQKLGPGLRKILGNVGWLFVERILTMILAFFVGIWVIRYLGSENFGKLSYTTSFVALFSAISQLGLNAIVVRNIVHKEKAAPEILGTAFVLKLIASLLTIIITGIAIWTFDADPNVRWMTLIISFSLMFSAFDVIEFWFQSQVLSGVLAILRSVQLILSSLIKLSFIAFKLSLMAFVWLILAEQVVKVLGMLWVYFKHHQSIWQWRVNWSKGLEMLRDSWPLILSGVMITIYMKIDQIMLGNMANAQAVGNYAAAVRFSEIWYFIPVAVCSSVFPAILRAKQRSREEYYARLQQLYDLMAWMALAIAVPMTFASVPLLTNLLGKDYAEAGQILAWHIWAGPFVFLGVARSNWLMAENFTRFSFLTTSLGAIVNVWLNFLLIPPYSGVGAAIATVLSYAVASHISCLLYPPMFKPGLMLTKALFIPFRFEQNLNYFNKIKRTLI
- a CDS encoding Uma2 family endonuclease, producing MTIPLAPRLSDTLPPITWEKLPADFVLPDEPVESTLQPLLAAALRESLELASLIVEASLIASNFGICATVGGKTVVKAPDWVYVPAVAPIREGEIPRSYTPHAEGEVPAIVMEFISETEGGEYSINPHYPYGKWYFYERILQVPVYIIFQPQTGELEVYRLVAGKYELQKADENYRYWLAEIGLFLGVWQGKKAAVTAHWLRWWDQSVNLLLWGSERIEQERKRVEQAERKVERMAAQLKAIGIDLGAE
- a CDS encoding GumC family protein yields the protein MMNNQQNGALKTQSQANLPVFAQPAFIPSPTQEEEELNLRQFLSVIKHRWWLIAGITLGVTGALAVWTFSKTPIYQGRFLLLIGQPIEENKSSSRLATQDILPQLGGEDIDYDTQIAVLTSPQLLNPILSKITPKYPDFTYSDLISKTGKSDLKITQLKETKVLEISYQDAEPEKIKLVLDNLARHYLKYSSQERKTEINQGLDFVNAQLPVLRERVNSLQKQMQQFRQQYNFLDPDKEATRLSQQLTATEQEYQAAQVALNEINSRYQALQQQVGLAPNQAIIATYLSESPGYQDLLKQLQEVEVELAEQSAVFAKDSPIIATLEEKRANLLPLLQKEAQRTLGEKLPQTVGNSPALVSQSALRVELTQQLVEAANSRQTLEIKVESLARALEQQKASVKNLAVLARRYTDLQRELEIATTSLGGFLEEQQKLQLQVAQQVVPWQLISPPEVGEEFVSPKPTRNLALGVIGGLLLGLGAAFLAERLDPVHHSADELKEDTKLPLLGAIPWQKDLGTIDKVTAALPQLTVGARKITIPNTTLKSANENPSYYNFSPFSEAFHTLNTNIRLLGSDSPLKSLVISSVSPGDGKTTMAINIAKAAARMGQKVLLVDADLRRPQIHHRLNLDNDHGLSNVLAENLDWNKAIQSLPRYEKNFGSLSILTAGSIPPDPTRLLSSQRMQEMISQLQQDDVFDLIIYDLPPIAAFADAKILAAMATGLILVTKLGKTDRFVLKNLLEDLRLSQISVLGLVANNVSRKDHNYRYYGYYYGKR
- a CDS encoding DASH family cryptochrome; the protein is MRVLIWYRNDLRVHDHEAIYQAVQEQLEIIPFYCFDERQFGLTSYGFPKTGKFRAKFLLESVADLRQSLESLGGNLIIRRGKPEEIIPQLVQQLQIAKVYYHQEVTAEELVVDKALNKALSGVPVQIKTFWTATLCHPDDLPFTLNQLPELFTNFRKQVERHWEIRTTYPTPKKLTKLPKIDLGNLPILNDLGLTEPILDQGGVLSFQGGEMAGKSRVKEYIWDSDSLKTYKETRNEMLGTNYSSKFSAWLSFGCLSPRYIYEEVQKYEQTRVKNDSTYWLIFELLWRDFFRFICSKHGNKIFYKSGLQELNLPWLEDWERFNLWCEGKTGYPLVDANMRELAATGFMSNRGRQNVASFLTKNLGIDWRMGAEWFESLLIDYDVCSNWGNWNYTAGVGNDARGFRYFNIPKQSKDYDPKGDYLRHWLPELALIKGDKIHEPYKLFPEEQKRYGVILGVNYPRPIVDFFQSIKHNEKIYLQHFSEQ
- the nadA gene encoding quinolinate synthase NadA — encoded protein: MFTTVQPANRSSLPDDLFTAIKELKRELNAVILAHYYQNSDIQDIADYIGDSLGLSQQAAQTPADVIVFAGVHFMGETAKILNPDKLVLLPDLDAGCSLADSCHPQDFARFKAQYPDHIVISYINCSAEIKAMSDIICTSSNAVKIVNQIPVNQPIIFAPDRNLGRYVSQQTGRDLVLWQGSCIVHETFSERKIIELKVAHPEAKIIAHPECESSVLRHADYIGSTTALLNYSLKSSEKTFIVVTEPGIIHQMQKSAPEKVFIPAPALNNCACNECPYMRLNTLEKLYLCMRDKTPEITISEDLRVKALLPIQRMLEMS
- a CDS encoding pentapeptide repeat-containing protein encodes the protein MKPITGPLTRSLLTAFCLLLLTVFSCFQPAIARAVTTTDGAPAKITLIEPAAAGDNLQKLQATNACVGCDFNGISLKDLNLSWANLEGANLSQADLERTNLQGANLKGTDLGGADLGKTLLAGADLSGANLLGADLEKANLQGANLTNANLQKADLEKANLTNARLDGANLQDADGEGVIGVDPNQFKS
- a CDS encoding DUF1003 domain-containing protein, with protein sequence MTLSQPRPTNLDRQIKINAKSDISPKKAYKSQNSSNLTFGQKLADAMAAKVGSWGFLIGQTIVLTGWVGANTIPGMPHWDQSPFILLNLVFSFASAYTAPVVLMSQNRQSDEDREQAAQNHLVNLRTAESIELLHRKLDELQARISIADSTSLLSQPENKTAATIIPLVHFDGSVVTNLAIDPKVKNLTLDLYRQQNDKEP